The proteins below come from a single Arthrobacter crystallopoietes genomic window:
- a CDS encoding 16S rRNA (uracil(1498)-N(3))-methyltransferase, whose translation MTNPVFFTEPGALAAVASGEEFVLTGAEARHAVAVKRLIPGESVDVVDGRGMRLSGTVVSTGTESLTVSVETVAPEPPAPFRLTLVQALAKGDRDELAIEAATELGVDEVVPWQAERSIVRWRDAKAAKGMAKWESTVRSAAKQARRATVPDVAPLVDLKSLCGRIGESRLALILHEDARLSLTEAVQRSGLESEGDLKQGILMIVGPEGGMSPREVEQMREAGAVPVILAPHVLRSSTAGPAAVALLSERLGRWN comes from the coding sequence GTGACCAACCCCGTTTTCTTCACTGAACCCGGAGCATTGGCGGCGGTGGCATCCGGTGAGGAATTTGTCCTGACTGGTGCCGAAGCCAGGCATGCTGTCGCCGTTAAGCGACTGATCCCCGGCGAGAGCGTGGACGTCGTGGACGGGCGGGGCATGCGGCTTTCCGGAACGGTCGTTTCGACAGGTACGGAGAGCCTCACCGTCTCCGTCGAGACCGTTGCCCCTGAGCCGCCGGCACCCTTCCGGCTGACGCTCGTCCAGGCTCTGGCCAAGGGCGACCGTGACGAACTTGCGATCGAAGCTGCCACGGAGTTGGGCGTGGACGAGGTGGTTCCTTGGCAGGCCGAACGGAGTATTGTCCGCTGGCGTGACGCCAAGGCTGCCAAGGGGATGGCGAAATGGGAGTCGACGGTCCGGTCCGCCGCGAAGCAGGCTCGCCGCGCCACCGTTCCCGATGTGGCGCCGCTGGTTGATTTGAAATCGCTCTGTGGACGTATTGGCGAGAGCCGGTTGGCGCTGATCCTCCATGAGGACGCCCGGCTGTCGCTGACTGAAGCGGTTCAAAGAAGTGGGTTGGAATCGGAAGGCGACCTGAAGCAGGGCATTCTCATGATCGTTGGGCCCGAGGGCGGCATGAGTCCTCGCGAGGTTGAGCAGATGCGTGAGGCGGGGGCGGTGCCGGTGATCCTGGCTCCGCATGTGCTCAGGTCCTCAACTGCCGGGCCGGCCGCCGTCGCGCTGCTCAGTGAGCGGCTGGGCCGCTGGAACTAA